Proteins found in one Thermoplasmatales archaeon genomic segment:
- a CDS encoding NFACT family protein, with amino-acid sequence MKERLDAVDIYAIVSELQSMVGRYVGKIYQKNDEIFINLKDKELFIKSGKWICLSKYRQKEEKQPPPFAMALRKYLGGGKIAKIEQYEMDRIVLIEIIKEKIYRLAIEIIPPGNILLLDEEWKIILPITHQKWRDRILKPGEKYIFPSAKNPKKISEEDFMKREDILNFLIENGVPRIYAEEIKSYEDFRKFIEKIEGKKFEPQIIKNSEFIDVLPYSLKRYEGYEKIFFESISEAYDEYYHSIKKEEKEKKEEEKERIERQIAKQEEAIKKFEEEEKRYREEGDAIFANYELIERILKGEEKEKIKRKKYPFIEVELPYIGKNMIVKIDSRKSVYENANDKYLKSKKMREKIEGARKAIEETKIRISKFKEEVKKKKKHWFENYRWFISSDGNIVIGGKDARSNEKIVKKYLKENDIYVHADVHGAPSCIIKAHDLDGKPLKISEDTIKEACQFAASYSKAWGQFTACDAYWVYPWQVSKSAESGMYLPLGAFMIRGKRNYERCALEIAVGLVEIKGEIKIMGGPPSAIKKLAKKWVVFIPGRENPNKIAKSFAEIFGVSIEELQKVLPPGELSVKEENL; translated from the coding sequence ATGAAGGAAAGGCTCGATGCTGTCGATATATATGCAATTGTTAGCGAGCTCCAGAGCATGGTGGGCAGATATGTAGGAAAGATATATCAGAAAAATGATGAAATTTTCATAAATTTAAAGGATAAAGAGCTTTTTATAAAAAGCGGGAAATGGATATGCTTGAGTAAATACAGGCAGAAGGAAGAGAAGCAGCCACCTCCTTTCGCAATGGCTTTAAGGAAATATTTAGGAGGGGGAAAGATAGCAAAGATAGAGCAGTATGAAATGGATAGAATTGTTTTAATTGAAATAATTAAGGAAAAAATATACAGGCTGGCTATTGAAATAATTCCTCCTGGAAATATATTGCTTTTAGATGAAGAATGGAAAATAATTCTGCCTATTACACATCAAAAATGGAGAGACAGGATATTAAAGCCAGGAGAAAAATACATTTTTCCTTCTGCAAAAAATCCAAAGAAGATTTCTGAAGAAGATTTCATGAAAAGAGAGGATATTTTAAATTTTTTAATAGAAAACGGTGTTCCAAGAATATATGCAGAGGAAATAAAAAGTTATGAAGATTTTAGAAAATTTATTGAAAAAATTGAGGGGAAAAAATTTGAGCCACAGATTATAAAAAATTCTGAATTTATAGATGTTTTACCTTATTCCCTAAAAAGATATGAAGGATATGAGAAAATTTTTTTTGAAAGTATAAGCGAGGCATATGATGAATATTATCATTCAATAAAAAAGGAGGAAAAGGAAAAAAAGGAGGAAGAGAAAGAAAGAATAGAGAGACAGATAGCGAAACAGGAAGAAGCAATAAAGAAATTCGAAGAAGAAGAGAAGAGATATAGGGAAGAGGGAGATGCTATTTTTGCAAATTATGAATTAATTGAAAGAATATTGAAAGGTGAAGAAAAGGAGAAAATAAAAAGGAAGAAGTATCCATTTATAGAGGTTGAATTACCTTATATTGGGAAGAATATGATTGTTAAGATAGATTCGAGAAAAAGTGTCTATGAAAATGCAAATGATAAATATTTAAAGAGTAAAAAAATGAGGGAAAAGATAGAGGGGGCAAGGAAAGCAATAGAAGAAACAAAAATTAGAATCAGTAAATTTAAGGAAGAAGTTAAAAAGAAAAAAAAACACTGGTTTGAAAATTATAGGTGGTTCATCTCCTCAGATGGAAATATTGTTATTGGAGGAAAGGATGCAAGAAGCAATGAAAAAATTGTAAAGAAATATCTGAAGGAAAATGATATATATGTGCATGCAGATGTGCATGGGGCGCCGTCCTGCATAATAAAGGCGCATGATTTGGATGGAAAGCCATTGAAGATAAGCGAAGACACAATTAAGGAAGCATGTCAGTTTGCGGCTTCATATTCTAAAGCATGGGGTCAATTTACTGCTTGCGATGCCTACTGGGTTTATCCGTGGCAGGTTTCAAAGAGTGCTGAATCTGGCATGTATTTGCCTCTTGGAGCATTTATGATAAGAGGAAAAAGGAATTATGAAAGGTGCGCTCTTGAAATTGCGGTTGGATTGGTTGAAATTAAAGGAGAGATAAAGATAATGGGTGGTCCTCCGTCAGCGATTAAAAAGCTTGCTAAAAAATGGGTTGTTTTTATTCCTGGTAGGGAAAATCCAAATAAAATTGCAAAAAGTTTTGCAGAAATTTTTGGCGTGAGCATAGAAGAATTGCAGAAAGTTTTGCCTCCTGGAGAATTGTCTGTAAAGGAGGAAAATTTATGA